The DNA region TCTGTTGATTGTAAATCAAAAGCTGCCATAGTAAGTTTTCTTCTTCTAATATATTCTGAAATTGTAATTCCTGTCATCAAAGAAAAAGTTCTTTGTAATGTTCCCATGGGGCATAAGGCGATTTTACCTAAAACATCATTGCTAATTTCGTTATCAAGATTTTTTTCTATATAGTCGATAGCCTCATTAAGTCGATCGATCCAATCCATTATAAACCTTCCTTCCAATTAAAATTATAGAGCAATATAAATATTTACTCCCGTCATTTATCCATCAAAAAAAGACGGAACAAATAAAGCAATTAGTTTTTTGTTGTGAGAAATGATATGTTTATAATCTAATCTCATCAAAAAGTATAAAAAATAAATTACTTATACAAGATTATTATATCACTGATTTTATAGGGTTGCTATATTATCTTTAAATACAAAATTATTAAGATTGAAAAAGTAATTGATGAGCAAATTATTTTTATTATACAAAGCCTTTTAATTAGCTTTCCTACATAGAATATCGAAGTGGGAAAGTTGAGATATTGATTAATGCTTATGTATAGTATAAAATCATAGATAGAGATAAACATTAAAAATAATATTAGCCGGGAGGTATGTATGAGTAAAGAACTATCAGAAATGACTCTAGAAGAATTATGGAAATTATTTCCTATCATCCTTAAAAAACATAATCAAGACTATAAAAATTGGTATGAAATAGAAAAACAACATCTTCTTAGTTTTATTGACAAGAAAAATATTATGCGTATTAATCACATTGGAAGTACTGCTGTTGAAGGATTGATTGCAAAACCTACAGTTGATATTTTATTGGAAGTAAAAAAGGGAAGTAACATAAAAGATATAAAAGATATCATTTGCAATAACGGTTGGATATTGATGTCATCTCAAGAAGAACCATATATGAGTTTGGTATTCAACAAAGGATATACGAAAGAAGGATTCGCAGAAAAAGTGTATCACTTGCATGTACGTTATTGTGATAATTGGAAAGAATTATATTATAGGGATTATCTTATAGAACATAAAGATGTTGCTGAAGAATACGGAAAACTGAAACTGGGATTACAGAAAAAATATGAGCATAATAGAGATGGATATACTAACGCTAAGTCAGACTTCATCATGAAATATACTGAAATAGCAAGACAAGAATATTGTGACAGATATAAACCAGTAGAATAGTTCAAAAAAATATAACATGGGAGTGAACATAAGTGTATAAACATATTATTTGGGATTTTGATGGTACGTTATTCGATACATATCCAGTAATGGCTAAGGCTTTTAAAAAAGAACTAGAACAAGAGGGAATAGAGGAGTCAATGGATGAGATACTAAGATATATGAAAGTGTCAATATCTCATACAATACAACACTACAAAGAAATATATGATATTGATGATGAATTCATACAAAGATATACTAAGCAGAGAAGAATCACGGAAATGGAGTTATGTAAACCATTTGATGGGATAGAGGAGATATGTAGATATATTAACACTACTGACAGAAATAATTATTTATATACACATAGAGGTGAATCAGCATTGAAGTTTTTGGAGAAATATCATATGTATGAGTATTTCACTGATTTCATTACATCACAAAATGGATTTCTGAGGAAGCCTAGTCCCGATGCTATTAATTATCTTATTGATAAATATGATATCATGCATGATGAAGCAATAATGATTGGAGATAGGGATTTGGATATTCTATCAGCCAAAAATGCTGGGATACATACTTGTTTTTTAACTGATGGAGATGGGACGGATAGTATTGCTGATTATACAGTCAATAATATTGAGAAGTTATATTCTATAATAGAATAAAAAAGCAGTTGTAAAATACTACTTATTCTTGTAATCAATTATTGCTTATAAAACTTAGTAAAAAGAAAACATTAGAAATTGACAAGAATTTCTAATGTTTTCATATATATTATAGAAAATATTTATTTCCTAATTGCAGAATAAATTATAAACCGCTGTATAAGCTTCCTCATAAGTAAAGTAATCTTTTGGCAAGAACATGTTATCACTGTTAGCTGTAACTAGCTTTTTGGAAGTTGCATAATTAACACTTTCTTTAGCCCAACTGCTTATTTTATCATTATCAGCATATTGAT from Vallitalea longa includes:
- a CDS encoding GrpB family protein, whose product is MSKELSEMTLEELWKLFPIILKKHNQDYKNWYEIEKQHLLSFIDKKNIMRINHIGSTAVEGLIAKPTVDILLEVKKGSNIKDIKDIICNNGWILMSSQEEPYMSLVFNKGYTKEGFAEKVYHLHVRYCDNWKELYYRDYLIEHKDVAEEYGKLKLGLQKKYEHNRDGYTNAKSDFIMKYTEIARQEYCDRYKPVE
- a CDS encoding HAD-IA family hydrolase, producing MYKHIIWDFDGTLFDTYPVMAKAFKKELEQEGIEESMDEILRYMKVSISHTIQHYKEIYDIDDEFIQRYTKQRRITEMELCKPFDGIEEICRYINTTDRNNYLYTHRGESALKFLEKYHMYEYFTDFITSQNGFLRKPSPDAINYLIDKYDIMHDEAIMIGDRDLDILSAKNAGIHTCFLTDGDGTDSIADYTVNNIEKLYSIIE